One window of Rasiella rasia genomic DNA carries:
- a CDS encoding SulP family inorganic anion transporter yields MKNIFTNLRGNLFGGITAGIVALPLALAFGVQSGLGPSAGLYGAIMIGFFASLFGGTNTQISGPTAPMTAVSMVIIAGIIAANDGDVERALPYILLVFLLAGLFQIILGLVGLGKYIKYIPYPVVSGFMTAIGVIILVTQILPMMGYYTIDDTELITQYKPQAEEVLLDKILKDEAGEGILVLEDFEETVRRAKLISEDEINAEAATLAKSAGSGVLGAIKSFPRALNNINWLEFALAGATIFIIFGFKKITTKVPSTLVALLAVSVTAYFMKWDYRPIQEIPSGFPTLHLEMFSNFNFGSISPYIFTAITLAFLGAIDSLLTSVVADNMTKTKHNPNQELVGQGIGNSIASMFGGIPGAGATIRTVVNINSGGTTKLSGMVASILLLVILLALGPIASQIPAAVLAGILITVGIGVMDYKGLKAIPKMPRSEVIIMVVVLLLSVFWNLVYAVGIGLVLAALIFMKKIGDSTATRSKVVPLQKADELELPWSDEIKLPAELKEEVFIKRLAGPLFFGNTNDFQALAMKIPESATHLVIRMGKVSYMDQSGLYAMEDTVLRLKRSGVKVLLVNLMEQPRLMMEKIDIIPDLIPEHKIFKSFKEAMQYIEKNVEDVV; encoded by the coding sequence ATGAAAAACATCTTTACGAACCTCCGCGGAAATTTATTTGGCGGTATCACAGCAGGAATTGTTGCATTACCCTTGGCATTGGCCTTTGGAGTGCAATCAGGTTTAGGGCCAAGTGCCGGACTCTACGGCGCAATTATGATTGGTTTCTTTGCATCATTATTTGGTGGAACTAACACTCAAATTTCAGGGCCTACGGCGCCAATGACAGCAGTGTCTATGGTAATTATTGCGGGTATTATTGCCGCTAATGATGGCGATGTAGAAAGAGCGCTTCCCTATATTTTGCTAGTTTTTTTATTAGCAGGACTTTTTCAAATTATACTAGGATTAGTAGGCTTGGGAAAATATATAAAATACATACCCTATCCTGTGGTCTCAGGATTCATGACCGCCATTGGGGTTATTATTTTAGTTACACAAATATTACCTATGATGGGGTATTACACCATAGACGATACCGAACTTATAACACAATATAAACCGCAGGCTGAAGAAGTTTTGCTCGACAAAATTTTAAAAGATGAAGCTGGGGAAGGTATTTTGGTGCTAGAAGATTTCGAAGAAACAGTACGCCGCGCAAAATTAATTTCAGAGGACGAAATAAATGCCGAAGCTGCCACCTTGGCTAAATCTGCTGGCTCTGGTGTTTTAGGAGCTATCAAGTCGTTTCCGAGAGCATTAAACAATATTAATTGGTTAGAATTTGCTTTAGCTGGAGCTACAATTTTTATCATTTTCGGATTTAAGAAAATTACAACCAAAGTTCCAAGTACATTAGTCGCCCTGCTGGCAGTTTCGGTCACCGCCTATTTTATGAAATGGGATTACAGGCCTATTCAGGAAATTCCATCCGGATTCCCAACACTGCACCTAGAAATGTTCTCCAATTTTAATTTTGGAAGTATTTCACCCTACATTTTTACAGCCATCACATTGGCGTTTTTAGGGGCTATCGATTCTTTACTCACCTCGGTAGTGGCAGATAATATGACTAAAACTAAGCACAACCCTAATCAAGAATTAGTGGGACAAGGTATTGGAAATAGTATCGCCTCTATGTTTGGTGGTATTCCTGGAGCAGGCGCAACTATTAGAACAGTAGTGAATATTAACAGTGGAGGTACAACAAAACTTTCTGGTATGGTGGCATCGATTTTATTGCTTGTTATTTTATTGGCATTAGGACCTATAGCTTCCCAAATTCCTGCAGCGGTTCTTGCGGGTATTTTAATTACTGTTGGTATTGGAGTAATGGACTATAAAGGTCTGAAGGCTATTCCAAAAATGCCGCGTAGTGAAGTTATCATTATGGTGGTGGTGTTGCTATTATCTGTATTTTGGAATTTAGTGTATGCCGTAGGAATCGGACTCGTACTCGCAGCCCTGATTTTCATGAAGAAAATTGGAGATTCTACTGCAACGCGTTCTAAAGTGGTTCCACTACAGAAAGCAGACGAACTAGAATTACCTTGGAGTGATGAAATTAAACTTCCTGCCGAGTTAAAAGAAGAGGTATTTATTAAGCGCCTTGCTGGACCGTTGTTCTTCGGAAATACTAACGATTTTCAAGCGCTCGCAATGAAGATACCTGAAAGCGCTACACACTTAGTAATACGTATGGGCAAAGTCTCCTATATGGACCAATCTGGTTTATATGCTATGGAAGATACCGTGTTGCGTCTAAAACGTAGTGGGGTAAAAGTATTGTTAGTAAACCTGATGGAACAACCACGACTTATGATGGAGAAAATTGATATCATCCCAGATTTAATTCCGGAACATAAAATATTTAAATCGTTTAAAGAGGCGATGCAATACATAGAAAAAAACGTTGAAGACGTGGTGTAA
- a CDS encoding CvpA family protein, whose product MNTIDIVVGVILLIAFVIGYKKGLFVALAGLVGLIAGVYGAVYFSEYAASYIAGWTDWNEQTVNLTAFAVTFLAIVMLISLAGKFFTKIADFAALGIVNKLFGGVFNVLKFALIISVVFMFVNASPTISILSEEDRDTSVLYEPVASLAPIIVPYILKEVDRYETNAEKEEPK is encoded by the coding sequence ATGAATACCATAGATATTGTTGTTGGAGTTATTTTACTAATTGCATTTGTAATTGGGTATAAAAAAGGGCTTTTTGTAGCTCTAGCAGGTCTTGTAGGACTTATTGCTGGTGTCTACGGCGCTGTTTATTTTTCTGAATATGCCGCAAGCTATATTGCAGGATGGACAGATTGGAACGAGCAAACGGTGAATTTAACCGCATTTGCAGTTACTTTTCTAGCCATAGTGATGCTAATCTCTTTGGCTGGCAAATTTTTCACCAAAATAGCAGATTTTGCTGCTTTAGGTATTGTGAACAAGCTCTTTGGCGGTGTTTTTAACGTGCTGAAATTTGCTTTAATTATAAGTGTAGTCTTTATGTTTGTAAACGCCTCCCCGACCATATCGATTCTATCGGAGGAAGACCGAGACACGTCTGTACTTTATGAGCCAGTAGCTAGTTTAGCCCCTATAATTGTTCCGTACATTCTGAAAGAAGTAGACCGATATGAAACAAATGCAGAAAAAGAAGAGCCAAAATAA
- the pheS gene encoding phenylalanine--tRNA ligase subunit alpha, translated as MIETLQGHIEEVKKFTADTPEAVEAFRIKYLGKKGLLNDFFAEFKNVPNDQKKEFGQTINTLKTAAQEKVTALKESLNGAEELKGVYGDLSRPGEPIELGSRHPISIVKNKIVSIFSRIGFNVSEGPEIEDDWHNFTALNLPEYHPARDMQDTFFVQTNPDVLLRTHTSTVQVRYMENNKPPIRTISPGRVYRNEAISARSHCFFHQVEGLYVDKGVSFADLKQTLQYFTTELFGKSKIRLRPSYFPFTEPSAEVDVYWGLETETDYKMTKGTGWLEIMGCGMVDPNVLENCGIDSTEYSGFAFGMGIDRIALLLHQIPDIRMLSENDLRFLEQFKSAD; from the coding sequence ATGATAGAGACCCTACAAGGACATATTGAAGAAGTAAAAAAGTTTACAGCAGACACGCCAGAAGCTGTGGAAGCTTTCCGAATAAAATATTTAGGAAAGAAGGGCTTGTTAAACGACTTTTTTGCCGAATTTAAAAATGTTCCAAACGATCAGAAAAAGGAATTTGGGCAAACCATTAATACTTTAAAAACAGCTGCCCAAGAGAAAGTAACCGCCTTAAAGGAGTCGCTCAATGGCGCAGAAGAATTAAAAGGTGTATACGGTGATCTTTCTCGTCCTGGGGAACCAATTGAACTAGGGTCACGTCATCCTATTTCCATCGTAAAAAACAAAATTGTTTCTATTTTCTCGCGTATTGGGTTTAATGTTTCTGAAGGGCCAGAGATAGAAGACGATTGGCATAATTTTACAGCACTAAATTTACCTGAATACCATCCCGCACGTGATATGCAGGACACGTTTTTTGTACAGACAAATCCAGATGTGCTTTTGCGAACGCATACTTCTACAGTACAGGTACGCTACATGGAAAATAACAAACCGCCCATTCGTACCATATCACCTGGGCGAGTGTATAGAAACGAGGCCATTTCGGCACGTTCTCATTGCTTTTTTCATCAAGTTGAAGGACTTTACGTAGATAAAGGGGTGAGTTTCGCAGATTTAAAACAGACCTTACAATATTTTACTACAGAACTCTTCGGAAAGTCTAAAATTAGATTACGCCCGTCTTATTTTCCATTTACTGAGCCTAGTGCAGAAGTAGATGTATATTGGGGGCTAGAAACCGAAACAGACTATAAAATGACCAAAGGAACAGGTTGGTTAGAAATTATGGGCTGTGGTATGGTAGACCCCAACGTACTTGAAAATTGCGGGATAGATTCAACCGAATATTCCGGATTTGCTTTTGGTATGGGTATCGATAGAATTGCACTATTGTTACACCAGATTCCTGATATTCGTATGTTAAGCGAAAATGACCTTCGTTTCTTAGAGCAATTTAAGAGTGCAGATTAA
- a CDS encoding NAD(P)H-dependent glycerol-3-phosphate dehydrogenase — MKNQPKFAVFGGGSWATAIVKMLCENLDEVGWYMRSVYALEHLKKEQHNPNYLSSVEFDPNKLKLSNDINELVTYADYLIFVIPSAFVDAELKKLTVSLEGKVIFSAIKGIVPESSLIVGDHFYTHYKIPFKNIGVITGPCHAEEVALERLSYLTIASADNEKATIVANALSCDYIKCTTSDDIIGTEYAAMLKNIYALAAGIAHGLGYGDNFQSVLMSNAIREMKRYVKKVHKMKRDINGSAYLGDLLVTGYSTFSRNRLFGNMIGKGYTVKSAQMEMNMIAEGYYATKSAYELNLAKNKKKAKTPIIDAVYSILYEGKDPKKVFKKLTEKLD; from the coding sequence ATGAAAAACCAACCAAAATTTGCCGTATTCGGAGGTGGAAGCTGGGCTACAGCCATTGTAAAAATGCTCTGTGAAAACTTGGACGAAGTTGGTTGGTATATGCGTAGTGTTTATGCGCTAGAACATCTTAAAAAAGAGCAGCACAACCCCAATTATTTAAGCTCTGTAGAGTTTGACCCTAACAAACTGAAGCTTAGCAATGATATTAATGAATTGGTCACTTACGCAGACTATCTCATATTTGTAATTCCCTCTGCTTTTGTAGATGCTGAGCTCAAAAAGTTAACCGTTTCCTTAGAAGGAAAAGTTATTTTTTCGGCTATTAAGGGAATTGTTCCTGAAAGTAGCCTTATCGTTGGAGATCATTTTTATACTCATTATAAAATTCCGTTTAAAAACATTGGAGTAATTACGGGTCCGTGTCATGCAGAAGAAGTAGCCCTGGAGCGTCTTTCTTACCTAACCATAGCCTCTGCAGATAACGAAAAGGCTACGATTGTTGCCAATGCCTTGAGTTGCGATTATATAAAATGTACTACAAGCGACGATATTATTGGTACCGAATATGCTGCCATGCTGAAGAATATATATGCTCTGGCTGCAGGGATTGCCCACGGTTTAGGGTATGGTGATAACTTTCAGAGCGTACTCATGAGTAATGCCATTAGAGAAATGAAGCGTTATGTAAAAAAAGTTCATAAAATGAAACGCGATATTAATGGCTCTGCCTACTTAGGAGATTTATTGGTAACGGGCTATTCTACCTTTAGCCGAAATCGTCTCTTCGGAAATATGATAGGAAAAGGTTATACCGTTAAAAGTGCTCAAATGGAAATGAATATGATTGCAGAGGGTTACTACGCAACCAAAAGTGCCTATGAGTTAAATCTCGCAAAGAATAAGAAAAAGGCAAAAACACCTATAATAGATGCCGTTTACAGCATTTTATACGAAGGAAAAGATCCAAAGAAGGTTTTTAAGAAATTAACCGAAAAGTTAGACTAA
- a CDS encoding nicotinic acid mononucleotide adenyltransferase — protein sequence MKTLKLFFGFALLASVVTSCYVEEVVVVDQDPYVDPVPSISLNQLLSSYELWYVDINRSNAAGEHPFMQLAFTMSFRNGTVFANNNLVGIGDQGYGFGIDVGFYDAYNYVLDISHDLDGFNSFDVTQLSTTEIELYHPPTGVRYVLVGYQRNNFDYDLLFYENIHYFIQEYTAWEKVSTEGGSPNEFDNEDFLQFLPGGGDGNFRSSQDPVGSDIYDLYWDYTGIYNVDDVPGNGYLKYLTLDYDYLGNEYFELNVINDNRIELYHETSGTVYTFRGKGYIQYKNSRGKLRIPKATIEKQMKKISVL from the coding sequence ATGAAGACATTAAAATTATTTTTCGGATTTGCCTTATTGGCTTCGGTAGTTACTTCTTGTTATGTAGAAGAGGTTGTGGTTGTAGATCAAGATCCATACGTAGACCCAGTGCCTTCTATTTCTTTAAATCAGTTGCTGTCTAGCTACGAGTTATGGTATGTAGATATTAATCGTTCTAATGCAGCTGGAGAACATCCATTTATGCAATTGGCGTTTACAATGTCTTTTAGAAATGGAACTGTCTTTGCCAACAATAACTTGGTAGGTATTGGAGACCAGGGTTATGGTTTTGGAATAGACGTAGGGTTTTATGATGCATATAACTATGTGCTTGATATTTCTCACGATTTAGATGGTTTTAATAGTTTTGATGTAACCCAGTTAAGCACAACAGAAATAGAATTGTACCATCCTCCAACAGGGGTTCGTTATGTCTTAGTTGGATATCAGCGAAATAATTTCGACTACGATTTACTGTTCTATGAAAATATTCACTATTTCATTCAGGAATATACGGCTTGGGAAAAAGTGAGTACAGAAGGAGGTTCACCTAACGAGTTTGATAATGAAGACTTCCTTCAGTTTTTACCGGGAGGTGGTGATGGTAACTTTAGAAGTTCACAAGATCCTGTAGGTAGCGATATATACGACCTGTATTGGGACTACACAGGAATTTACAATGTAGATGATGTGCCTGGAAATGGGTATTTGAAATATTTAACATTGGATTATGATTACCTGGGCAATGAATACTTTGAATTGAACGTTATTAATGACAACAGAATAGAATTGTACCACGAAACCTCTGGCACAGTTTATACGTTTAGAGGAAAAGGATACATTCAGTATAAAAATAGCCGCGGAAAATTAAGAATTCCAAAAGCGACGATAGAAAAACAAATGAAGAAGATTAGTGTGCTTTAA
- the nadD gene encoding nicotinate (nicotinamide) nucleotide adenylyltransferase encodes MSPKKNKSIGLYFGTFNPIHIGHLIIANYMVEFGGLDEVWMVVTPHNPHKKKSTLLDNHHRLAMVRIALEDYPKLKASTIEFDLPQPNYTVNTLAVLEEKYPGQQFCLIMGEDNLKSLHKWKNYEVILERHELYVYPRVSGGLVENQFKDHPKINRIAAPIIELSSTFIRNAIKDGKNSRPMLAQNVWEYLDEMNFYR; translated from the coding sequence ATGTCACCGAAGAAGAATAAAAGTATTGGGCTCTACTTTGGCACTTTTAACCCGATACATATTGGGCATCTTATTATTGCCAATTATATGGTAGAATTTGGTGGGTTAGATGAAGTTTGGATGGTAGTTACGCCACACAATCCGCATAAAAAGAAAAGTACATTACTAGACAACCACCACCGTCTAGCGATGGTTAGAATAGCTCTAGAGGACTATCCAAAATTAAAAGCAAGCACTATAGAATTCGATTTGCCACAACCCAATTACACGGTTAATACACTAGCCGTTTTGGAGGAAAAATATCCTGGGCAACAATTTTGCTTAATTATGGGCGAAGACAACTTAAAGAGTCTTCATAAATGGAAAAACTATGAAGTGATTTTAGAGCGACATGAGCTTTATGTCTACCCTAGGGTTTCAGGAGGTCTGGTAGAAAATCAGTTTAAAGATCACCCAAAAATTAATCGCATTGCTGCTCCTATCATAGAACTCTCTTCAACGTTTATTAGGAATGCCATAAAGGATGGAAAAAATAGTAGGCCCATGCTCGCGCAGAATGTCTGGGAGTATCTAGATGAGATGAATTTTTATAGATAA
- the gmk gene encoding guanylate kinase, producing MNKGGKLIVFSAPSGSGKTTIVRHLLGIKALNLEFSVSATSRAPRGEEVHGKDYYFLTLEDFKHKMKTDAFLEWEEVYRDNFYGTLHSEVERIWAMGKNVIFDIDVVGGLRIKKKYAERTLAVFVKPPSVEELKIRLKKRKTESDEKINMRIAKASVEMATAPRFDYIIENDTLEHALAEAERLVAQHIAKPIFDDVTEEE from the coding sequence ATGAATAAAGGAGGTAAATTAATTGTATTCTCTGCCCCTTCTGGCAGTGGCAAAACAACCATTGTACGACACTTACTGGGGATTAAAGCATTGAATTTAGAATTTTCTGTCTCTGCAACTTCAAGAGCACCAAGAGGTGAAGAAGTACACGGCAAAGATTACTACTTTTTAACCCTAGAAGATTTCAAACATAAAATGAAAACAGACGCTTTTTTAGAATGGGAAGAAGTATATCGCGATAACTTTTACGGCACCTTGCATAGTGAAGTTGAACGGATCTGGGCCATGGGGAAAAACGTAATCTTTGATATTGATGTTGTAGGCGGATTGCGAATTAAGAAAAAGTACGCCGAACGTACTTTGGCTGTGTTTGTAAAACCTCCGAGTGTAGAAGAGCTTAAAATTAGATTGAAAAAGCGTAAGACAGAAAGCGACGAAAAAATTAATATGCGCATTGCGAAAGCAAGTGTAGAGATGGCCACAGCACCTCGTTTCGATTATATTATTGAAAACGACACGCTCGAGCATGCTTTGGCAGAAGCAGAAAGACTTGTTGCGCAGCATATTGCTAAACCTATTTTTGACGATGTCACCGAAGAAGAATAA
- a CDS encoding YicC/YloC family endoribonuclease gives MIQSMTGYGKHIIQLPTKKITVEIKSLNSKNLDLNTRIPSSYREKELTIRNLLAKSLTRGKVDFNLFIEMTGEATNTKVNEAVVQEYIAQLKNVVAGDETELLKMAVRMPDALKTEREEIDDNEFAEILKAVTIALQEINTYRSDEGNVLKNDFLERIDTIEKLLTEVATIDGERMDNVRERLRNAVSEIKERVDENRFEQELIYYLEKYDITEEKVRLENHLNYFREAINSDDSNGKKLGFITQEIGREINTIGSKSNFAPMQQLVVQMKDELEKIKEQALNVL, from the coding sequence ATGATTCAGTCTATGACTGGTTATGGCAAGCACATCATACAGCTGCCTACCAAAAAGATTACAGTAGAAATTAAATCTTTAAACAGTAAAAATCTCGATTTAAACACCCGCATTCCATCGTCGTATCGAGAAAAGGAACTTACCATTAGAAATCTATTGGCAAAGTCGCTTACCAGAGGAAAAGTAGATTTTAATCTCTTTATTGAAATGACAGGAGAGGCTACCAATACAAAGGTGAACGAAGCTGTAGTACAAGAATACATAGCACAATTAAAGAACGTAGTGGCCGGCGACGAAACTGAACTGCTAAAAATGGCCGTGCGTATGCCAGATGCTTTAAAAACAGAGCGTGAAGAGATTGACGACAATGAATTTGCTGAAATTTTAAAAGCGGTGACCATTGCATTACAAGAAATTAACACGTACCGAAGCGACGAAGGTAATGTACTTAAAAACGATTTTCTAGAACGCATAGACACAATAGAAAAACTGCTTACCGAAGTAGCTACTATAGACGGTGAACGCATGGATAATGTGCGAGAACGCTTGCGTAATGCAGTATCTGAAATAAAGGAACGTGTAGACGAAAATAGGTTTGAACAAGAATTAATTTACTACTTAGAGAAATACGACATTACTGAAGAAAAGGTACGTTTAGAAAATCACCTCAATTATTTTAGAGAGGCTATCAATTCTGACGACTCTAACGGTAAGAAATTAGGCTTCATCACTCAAGAAATTGGACGTGAGATTAATACTATTGGTTCAAAATCTAATTTTGCACCCATGCAACAACTTGTAGTACAAATGAAAGATGAGTTGGAAAAAATTAAAGAACAAGCACTCAACGTATTGTAA
- a CDS encoding YheT family hydrolase, producing MPIINSTYTAKGLFKNGHFSTIYSAKLRPVPKVVQQRERLELNDGDFIDIDWSFPIKPSSKVAILLHGLEGNAQRVYMQGQAKIFTEHGWNVAAMNHRGCSGEENRLYLSYNSGRTEDLAELIDYILEKNTYAEIALVGFSLGGNLVLKYLGERQTIPKELKTGVSISAPLHLSGSLEQLIKLENFVYNHTFINDLKGKYKRKMSHFPEQMSTTEYKKVRTLLDFDNLYTAPAHGFNDAYDYYEKSSSLQFLPSITTKVLILNALNDSFLSEKCYPIDIASNSKNIFLESPRHGGHVGFHINNKVYYSEKRTLEFINS from the coding sequence ATGCCCATCATTAATTCTACATATACAGCAAAAGGATTGTTTAAAAACGGTCATTTTTCTACTATTTATTCTGCCAAATTACGCCCAGTTCCCAAGGTTGTACAACAGCGAGAACGCTTAGAATTAAATGATGGTGATTTTATAGATATCGATTGGTCATTTCCTATAAAACCCAGTTCTAAAGTGGCTATTTTATTGCATGGTCTTGAAGGAAACGCACAGCGCGTGTATATGCAGGGGCAAGCCAAAATATTTACAGAACACGGTTGGAATGTCGCTGCTATGAATCATCGAGGGTGTAGCGGTGAAGAAAACAGGTTGTACTTATCTTATAACTCAGGAAGAACCGAAGATCTTGCCGAACTGATAGATTACATACTCGAAAAAAATACATATGCCGAAATCGCGTTAGTTGGTTTCAGTTTAGGAGGTAACTTAGTCCTTAAATATTTAGGTGAACGGCAAACCATTCCTAAGGAGCTAAAAACAGGGGTTTCTATTTCAGCACCACTTCATCTAAGCGGTTCTTTAGAGCAGCTTATTAAACTTGAAAATTTTGTGTACAATCATACCTTTATTAATGATTTAAAGGGGAAGTACAAACGTAAAATGAGTCATTTTCCAGAACAAATGAGTACAACAGAGTACAAAAAAGTACGCACTTTATTAGACTTTGACAACCTCTACACTGCCCCGGCACATGGCTTTAACGATGCATACGATTATTATGAGAAGAGCAGTAGTCTTCAATTCTTGCCTAGCATAACTACCAAAGTTTTGATTTTAAACGCCTTAAACGATAGTTTTCTTTCTGAAAAATGCTATCCAATAGACATTGCTTCGAACTCCAAAAACATTTTTCTTGAGAGTCCGAGACATGGCGGTCATGTAGGCTTTCATATAAACAACAAGGTATATTATTCTGAAAAAAGGACTCTTGAATTTATAAATAGCTGA
- a CDS encoding TetR/AcrR family transcriptional regulator: MRNAEFTKEHIIKESANLFNTQGYKATSISDITKATGLTKGAIYRHFENKSDLEQQALRSLGKVMFSELGQSIQEAQTFQLKMEATFNFFETYMHTPLYDGGCPLMNAAVEADDTNTVLRQQAFNMLAQLKASLCKIVSNGIKNKQVRHTVDAPFYATIFIATLEGGIMMSRLERSTDAIHKTIAHLRNLVEEISI; the protein is encoded by the coding sequence ATGCGTAACGCCGAGTTTACTAAAGAACATATTATAAAAGAGAGTGCTAACCTGTTTAATACACAAGGATACAAGGCTACCTCTATAAGTGATATCACCAAAGCTACAGGACTTACCAAGGGAGCTATTTATAGACATTTTGAGAATAAGAGCGACTTAGAACAACAAGCGTTGCGAAGTTTGGGAAAAGTTATGTTTTCTGAATTAGGACAGTCTATTCAAGAAGCACAGACGTTTCAATTAAAAATGGAAGCCACCTTTAATTTTTTTGAAACATATATGCACACACCACTGTATGATGGGGGATGCCCTCTTATGAATGCAGCTGTAGAAGCAGATGATACAAATACGGTACTTAGACAACAAGCTTTTAATATGTTAGCGCAATTAAAGGCGTCTTTATGTAAAATAGTATCCAATGGTATAAAGAACAAACAGGTGCGGCACACGGTAGACGCTCCTTTTTATGCTACTATTTTTATTGCAACGTTAGAAGGAGGAATTATGATGAGTAGGTTAGAACGCTCTACAGATGCAATACATAAAACAATTGCGCATTTGAGAAACTTAGTGGAGGAAATTTCGATTTAA
- a CDS encoding alpha/beta hydrolase, giving the protein MKKIITKAISLFINSTAVIAPKWNAEQSFKLLCKVRRVGFTEKGKQFLATATTSHIDVGAHTVALHRWGTGPKNILFLHGWMSNSQRWRPYIAKLDLSQYTVYALDFPGHGMAKGNALNVEICRKALVKVIELTGPVDTLICHSLGCLVAAYTYLHNPKININRFVLMGAPSGMNAIFEYFQSLLKLSPKAIQNLHGKVNSVLQIPYEKVEMSNFFNTSKSPLLVIHDESDTVTPFLPIKEAFQLNKKIDTLITSGLKHDLKSESVYTAVINYINNKPRELNQKHSA; this is encoded by the coding sequence ATGAAGAAAATAATTACAAAAGCTATAAGTTTATTTATTAACAGTACGGCTGTAATCGCTCCAAAATGGAATGCAGAACAATCTTTTAAATTATTGTGCAAGGTGCGCCGGGTAGGTTTTACAGAAAAAGGCAAGCAATTTTTAGCTACTGCAACGACTTCACATATAGATGTGGGAGCACACACTGTAGCTTTGCACCGTTGGGGAACAGGCCCAAAAAATATTCTTTTCTTGCACGGTTGGATGAGTAACAGTCAGCGCTGGCGTCCTTATATAGCTAAACTAGATTTAAGTCAGTATACAGTGTATGCGTTAGATTTTCCAGGGCATGGTATGGCCAAAGGCAATGCTCTTAATGTTGAAATTTGCAGAAAGGCATTGGTAAAGGTTATAGAGCTTACGGGACCCGTAGATACTTTAATTTGTCATAGTTTGGGGTGTTTGGTGGCAGCGTATACGTATTTGCACAATCCAAAAATTAATATAAATCGATTTGTACTAATGGGTGCCCCTTCTGGGATGAATGCCATTTTCGAATATTTCCAGAGTTTACTTAAGCTTTCACCAAAAGCCATTCAAAATTTACACGGAAAGGTAAATTCGGTATTGCAAATACCCTACGAAAAAGTTGAAATGTCTAACTTTTTCAACACATCAAAAAGTCCTCTTCTGGTAATTCATGACGAATCTGATACTGTGACGCCCTTTCTGCCCATTAAAGAGGCATTTCAGCTAAATAAAAAGATAGACACACTAATTACTAGCGGACTAAAACACGATTTGAAAAGCGAAAGTGTTTATACCGCTGTAATAAATTATATAAACAATAAACCACGAGAACTGAATCAAAAACATTCTGCATAA
- a CDS encoding acyl-CoA thioesterase produces MYTKEFEVRWNDIDANRHLANSAYINYMSHTRLSFMQKNGFGQADMVRHNIGPVVFYEHMFYFKEVFPGKPIKVSMELKGISEDGMYFSFLHNFYDQRGRNLARCEMMAGWIDLNTRKLRAIPEELLENLNTLSKTDDFYTITKEHTRRHGQLPIDLK; encoded by the coding sequence ATGTATACAAAAGAATTTGAAGTTAGATGGAACGATATTGATGCTAATAGGCATCTAGCCAATAGTGCCTACATTAATTATATGAGCCATACGCGCCTTAGTTTTATGCAAAAAAATGGCTTTGGTCAAGCCGATATGGTACGTCATAATATTGGGCCCGTAGTTTTCTACGAACATATGTTTTACTTCAAGGAAGTGTTCCCAGGAAAACCCATTAAGGTTTCAATGGAGCTAAAAGGAATTAGCGAAGATGGAATGTACTTTTCGTTTCTGCACAACTTTTACGACCAGCGAGGTAGAAATTTAGCTCGCTGCGAAATGATGGCTGGCTGGATAGATTTAAACACACGAAAGTTAAGGGCAATACCTGAAGAATTACTAGAAAATTTAAATACCCTAAGTAAAACAGACGACTTTTATACAATCACAAAAGAACATACTAGAAGGCATGGGCAACTACCCATAGATTTAAAATAG